The DNA region CGGAGCCTGGGTGCGGCCCGAGAAGGCCGACATCGTCTTTGGGACGCCCACGAGCATCCTGCAAGTCGTGGCCGAGAACAATCTATCGCTCGCACTCGTTGATGCAGTTGTTGTCGATCAGGCACAGCTCCTCGAGTCAGTCGGGCGTCTTCCGGGGGTTGAGCAGGTCTTCGATTACCTGCCCGAGGGTACACAGCGTGTACTGTCTGCCTTGCCCATAACGCCGGCAGTTGCTGATCTGGTGGATCGGGCTTTCAAACGAACGGTGACAATTCCGTCGACAATGAACGAGGTCACCGCAAGCCGGGGCACCGTTCGCTTTCGGATCACACCTGAGCCGCGTGAAGCGGCTGCCCTGAATGTCATCGAATCGCTTCTGGGTGACGGAGCCCGGCACGCGCTGGTCTACTGCCGGACAGAGGACCGAGCGGCTGATATCGGCGATTACCTCACGCTGCACGGATTTACCGCAGGGGCACCGGGTGACGAGTCTGTGCCGGTCTGGCTGGGCGTGGACGCGCTCGAGGCCCGTGCCCAGGCTAAGGATGTCGAAGGTGTGGTTGTCGTGAGCTGCGACTGCCCCGCTGATGACGACACATTGGATCGCCGTCATTCGATGGGCGCCGACAACGTCGTGGTGCTGCTTCCGCGAGAAGTTGCGCATCTCAAACGACTCGGGCGACGCACCGGCTATGAGACAGTCCCGTTTCCACCGAAGTCCGGGCCGAACGACAGTGTCGCTCAGCTGCGTGAGTCGATCGATCGCGCTATGGAGACGGAGGACATCACCCCCTACTTGGTGGCGCTCGAGCCTCTACTGGCCCGCTACGATGCGGCCGAGATCGCGGCAGCGGCCCTCGCGCTGCTCAGGAAGAAGACAGCGCCCGCAGCTCCGGCATCGCCAGCTCAGCCACACCGTGCTGCGGCACAAGCAACCGGGACGCCCTCCTGGGCGAAGCTCTTCATCACCGTGGGTGAACGCGATGGTCTCGAGAAAGGCGACCTGCTCGGAGCGATTACCGGCGAAGCCGGAATCGATGGCGCTGCGGTCGGGCGCATCGACATCAAGGAGAGCCACTCGGTCGTCGAAGTTCACGACGCGGTCGCCCGGAATGTGATCCAGGCACTCAACGGGACGTCGATCAAAGGGCGTTCGGCCCGCGTTGACTTCGACCGGCCCCGGAAGACACCAGCACGGCATCCCAAGTCTCGTAACTGACCGCCGGGCAGACCGTCCAAAAAAAGAGACCGTGTCGCTTTCGCGACACGGTCTCTTTTTTCTCGGTCAGCAAGGGCAGTACAACGTGCACCCTCACTAGCCTGACATCAGGCTCTCACACCCCGATCGGGCAAGAACTACTGGATCGCGTCTTTCAGACCCTTACCAGCCCGGAACGCCGGCGTGTTCGTGGCCGAGATCTGAATCGTCTCGCCCGTGCGCGGGTTACGGCCCTGACGAGCCTTCCGGTGCTTCGACTCAAAGGTGCCGAAGCCAGTGATCTGAACGCGCTGCTTGTTTTTGAGGGCTGCGGAGATGATCCCATCAGCCGGAGCGAACATGGCATCAACTGCACGAGCGGCGTCAGCTTTGGTCATACCCGTGGCGTCGGCGAGGGCATCTACGAGGTCGGACTTGTTCATTTGGCGGCTCCCTACGTTAGAAACAGAGTGAAGAGTGTGCGGCCGGAGCCGCTCTGATTTGCAGGTCCGGAAAGCCTCTCGAAAGAGAGGGTCAAACACTCGAAAATCCGCATGGGATCAAGTGTTTCCGAACCCATGGCTCCTGTACCAAGGTACGGTACAGGAGCCGCGAGCGGCCGTCAAGGGAAGAGGGTGCCAAAAACCGCATAAGGCCTAGTTTTTCTGCCCATTGCGACACATTCGCAATGATTCGACCTCGAACAGAGAAATTCAACACGAGCGCCGAGCTCGACCGGGCGGGAGTCGCCGTATCGGAGGAGGGTTGCTACTCCTCGACGGTCACGTCGACCAGACGAAAAACCCGACCGTACAGACCAAGGCGAGCTACACGGTCAGCATGAGGCCGGACAAACCGACGGCTGAGACTTTGAAGAACGACTTCATGGGGTTCCCCAAAAGACGTTGTGCTTCCTGAATCGTCCTGCGGAGCGCAGCGAGCCCGGGTTTCGGTACTACTTGTAGCGGTACGTCACGCGACCACGCGATAGGTCGTACGGGGACATCTCGATCTTCACCCGGTCGCCCGCGAGCACCCGGATATAGTTCTGCCTCATCTTGCCCGACAGATAGGCCAGAACCTTGTGGTCATTCTCGAGGGTTACGCGGAACGTCGCATTGGGGAGAACCTCGGTAATGGTCCCTTCGATTTCGATCGCGTCTTTCGCCACTACGTGTCGACTTCCGTTGAATCGTGAAGGCCCTGAAGGGGCCGCATACCTTACACTGACGCTCCGGCTAGGGCAACGAGCAAAGAACACCCCCACCGGGAAAGAAATCCCAACTCAAGGCCACGGATGTCTACAAACGGAACCGATAGCTCAGCTTCACGAAAAGTCCGTCCTGTGTCGCCTGGACATCCTCGAAGCCGAACGCGGTCGCGTCCTGCATCTTGCGTGTGTACCCGAAAAAGAAGACGGTCCCTGGGGACGGCTCATAACCAATGAGTCCCTCAACCCGGAAGTCATGACCCTCTGAGCCGGAGCGAGCCACGCAGCGCCCCTCGAAGCAACCGTAGAGCGGGAGGCCTGTCTCCGGGTCTCTGAGGTCTGTGCTCACCTGAGAGCCGTACTCAAAGATCCCGCGCAGGAAGAGTGCTCGGGAGAACTGATACTGAGTCCGGATCCGCGGGATGATGGCCTCGGAATGCTCGACGCCGTCCTGCTCACGATTAAGCCGGCTGTACGTCACTCCGATCTCAGCAAGCAACGCGCTCGTCGGGTAGAGATTCATACTCACTCGGCTGGACATCGATTTTGCGATCTCCACAGCGACGCCGTACCTGCGATCAAAAATCGGCGTGTCGCTCCAGGTCAGCATAGCGTTCCCGCGGACGCGTTCCCATTTGTTGATCCAAAGGCCCGTCGTGACGCTCTTCAGCTGACCAAAATTGTCTTGACCAGGCCGGAATGCATCGAACGATCCGTCCGGATTCCCGACGAACATTCCCTCGTACTGCTCCGGCTGGAATTCGAACATCTTCAGCTTGTAGTTTGCCCAGACGGTGATGTTGTCCTTGAAACTGAAGCGGCTGTTGAGCTGGATCTCCCCCTCCCCCATGCCCTGCCCGTCCCAGAATCGGTCGTGGTCCCAGTAGCTCTTCACTTCAAGCGTGGGATTGATTTGCTCCAGGAACGCGCCGCGACCGCCGAACCACGTGTACGATGCGCGCCCATTCGCCTGCGTCGTTCCAATGCGCTGAAAGAAACCACTGCCCGGGTCAAACAGCGGTTGCGTGTCCTCAAGTTCCGCGTTCATCGAGAACGTCCGACCCGCACGCTCGAATCGGAACGAACCCATCCGACCCTCAGACCGCTCGGCCAGATTCTCGTTGTTGGTAAAACTCTGCGCGCCCATCAACGTGAACGTGTAGCGCCCGCCAAGTTGAATCCGAGCGTCCGCACCACCGACACGATTGAAATCGGCCGACGAAATCGTGCGGTCGGTGTAAACGGCACCCATGGTAGACGACGCTCCAATGTCGGCCCGCGCGCGCACGAGGTTCACATAGACGTCCGGTCCATCGGCAGAGAAAGTCTCATCAATGGCGCCGAGGTAGCCCATGTTCAGACCGCCCACTTTCCCTGTCAGTTTTCCGCCGGCGATCGGGTTCTCTACCGTCCGGGTGTAAACCAGCTGCTTGGGCATCCCGAATATCTCTGTCCCTTCGAGAAAGAAGGGACGCTTCTCTGGATAAAACAGAGCGAAGCGTTCGTTGACCTGCACCTGCCCGGCATCGGCCTCGATCTGGCTGAAGTCAGGGTTGTAGGTCGCATCGAGCGTGAGGTTGGAGGTCAGGCCATATGTGGCGTTGAAGCCGAACTCACCTTCGGGGTCCTGATGATTGAAGTCGCCGAGCTCGTCGATCTTGCCGCCCCTCGAGCCTGTCAGGAACGGATTGATCTCCATGAACAGGCCCATGTCCAAGTTACGAAGCCCCGTCAGCTTGCCAGCCTGCGTGAGCTTGTTCGCCACGTCTCCGGTGATGGGCGCCCAAGAGCTCTTGTAACCGTTCCGCTGGATGTTGCGCTCGACCTGAAGTCCCCAGACCTGCTCGTCCAGCTCCGGAAAACGAAGGCTCTTGAACGGGATCCTTATCTCCGCCTCGTAGCCCCACTCCGTCAGGTGCGCGCCGGAATCCCAGAGGAAGTCGGGGTTCTGGTCGATCGGCGACCCGAAACTGCCGTGGCCGCGACGGCCAGTCCCACCGCCACTTTCGTTCCAGAGGCCGTCGTGCTGAACGCCGAGCGGGTTCACCGTGAAGACATAGGCACGCCGCTGATCGTCGAAAGTGTCGAGCACGAAGCGGATATAGTCATCAGAAAACGTGAACGAATCGCGCTCCGACAATGTGGCCCGAATCTCGCTCGGATTCTCGTCGTAGGCCCGGACAGCGAAGTAGATCGCGTCCGAATCAACCAACACCAGCACCTCGGTGCGCTGTGAGGCCGCGGACCCTTCGATGGGATCGTACTGGGTGAAGCCGTCCAGGAGAGCAGCCTGCTCCCAAGACACGTCATCGAGTCGGCCGTCAATGTCGATGTCGGCAGATTCGACTGAGGGCGTCGCTACTTCGATCTGTGCGGCGGCCCCGGTATAGCGTGCGGCCGCGGTCGGCTCGGGCTCGGTGCCCGCGACGGGGCCACGTGGCCGAGCAGGGTCATCTCCGCCCGATGTGAGTATGGCGGCCGCGACGGCCACCTGAAAAAAGGACTGGATCATCTATATCATCTTGTTAGTGGTGCGTCTTTCATAAGCTTGTGATATCGACCTAAATCATCTGGGCGAGACAAGTCTGCAGCCCAAGCCTGTTGTATAGTGTCGGCTGAGAAATGACACGCCGTACATCTTCCGTGCTGAGAGCCACTCTCAAATGACTCGTAGAGAACGTTTCACCAATGACGAGGCTCAACTTCTGCGGTCCGCGTTCCGGGACGGCGAATCACTCGCCTGTCCTCGATGCAAAAGTCCTCTCGACCGCCGAGCAGTTCCGCCCCGCCCCGACGTCTCTTACGTGAGAGACCGAGTCTGGGTTTCGTGTGCCGTATGTCACGCAACGATGGTGCTGGACAGGCGACAGCCCGAATGACAGGAGAACTGCGCGTCATCGCTTTCGCGGGCACGAGACTGATTATGAAAGTCGAGGGTGACACGCTTCGGTTCCCGCAGTTCGACGAACTTGAGGCCGCAATCGGCGGGGATATGCTGTCGGCTGCAGGCCTGCCCGCAGCCGACGGAGGCTTGACCAGCGAGTCGCTCATCTCTCTCCCGGAGAACTTAGAGTTGCCTGGGAACTTTCGAATCGACGGGCTTCGCGCCGCGTATCACGCGCTCAACAAGGCCGACTTCCGGGCGGCGGGCCGGGCTCGCCAGATCATCGAGTGGCACAGAACGCACCGATTCTGCTCGCGATGCGGCACCGCAACCGAGCGCGAGCTGCGGCAGGATTCGATGACCTGCCCGTCCTGTGGGCAGAGGCACTTTCCGCGCGTCGCGCCAGCAGTGATCGTACTCGTGCAGCGAGGGCGCCAGGCGCTCCTCGGGCGCTCACCCCACTTCACGGAGGGCGTCTACTCGACCCTGGCGGGCTTCGTCGAACCCGGCGAGTCGCTCGAGGAATGCGTCCACCGCGAGATCGCCGAAGAAGTCGGTGTCCGAGTCGGCAATCTTCGATATTTCGCTAGTCAGCCGCACTCCTTTCCTAACTCACTCATGGTCGGCTTCGTCGCTGACTGGATCGAGGGTGGGATTCAGATCGATGCGCAGGAAATTGAGGACGCGCGCTGGTTCGACCGGGATCGGCTACCGACCCTGCCCCACCCGATGTCGATCGCCCACGCCTTGATTAAGGACTTCGTGGAGCGAACTGCACCCTAGCGCCATCGCAGTCCGAAGCGATGGGAACCGCCCTCATACGCATTAGGGGACTCCGGATCGCCGGTGTATTCCTTAAAGGGACGGAACGCCCACTCGATCGTGATCTCATCGCCCCAGAACGCAAGTCCGGTCGTAAACGGCTTGGCCTCACTACCGCCGGGGACACTCTGGAATCCTGCCCGCACGACGAACGTGCGACCCTGCACCGGCCAGTACCCGATCTCGACGCCCCCGCCGTAGGTCACCTCGTCATCGGCGAAGCCGAGGTTTGCGGCATAGCCCAAGTCGAAGATCCCGACCTGCTGACCATACCCACCCGCACCAAGCACGACCTTCGCTAGTCCGGCCCCCGAATCGACAATCGGCTTTTTTCCGAGATCATGGACTGTCAGTCCGATTGCCAGAGGCCCTACGTCCCGAGCCACCCCGATATCGAACAGAACGACGCTCTGCCGATCGCTATCGACCCTCTGGTCCACGAGATCGACCCCGATGCCGAGATCGATGTCGAAGAAAGTTTTTCGGGCATATCCGATCGTGGCTACCCTCTCGGAGACCGGAACGGATCCGAAACCGAAGAGGTGATCCTGACCCGCCGGCGCGGCGAGCACGCCAGCCCCGAACGCACTGTACTGCAGCGTCCGCACACCGATGCCGACGCCTCCGCCAAGCCACTGAACCGCCGCCGACACCGTGGCCGAACTGCTGTTGGCACCCCACCGCTGGATCTCGAAGCCGACGCCCGACGCTCCAGCAAGCAGGGCGGGATGGTAGAAGAGAGCGTCCGCATGGCCCGCATTCATAATGTATGAGTCACCGAGGGCCATCGCTCTCGTCGAAGCAGGCAACTGGGTGGTCTTCGGCAGTACACCAGCCGTCTGCGCACTGACTTCAGTGGCTGTGACTCCAAGCATCAGGGCGAGAACCGAGAGCAGGCCCGAGCAGCAGAGGTCGAACGTCTGCGTCCGCGTAGAGGAGATCATCAGCTGCCCTCCACACGCGCGCCGAGGAATCCCGGATCCAGGTCACTGAAGCCAACCTGATCGATAATGACCTCTCCCGCGTGCACTTGGTCGAAGACGAAGCTGATCTGGGTGATCTGCCGCACATCGAGTGATCGATTGTCCGCCAGGAAATCCCGCAACGGAATTGAGTAGGTCTGTAAAATCATCTCCCAATGCGTCTGGAATCGGGCCGCCTCGCGGTCTCCTCTCCGCATTACGTACGTATCCAGAGGGCGTCGCACTGCGCCATACTCACTCAGCGTTACGCGAGCCATTCGCCCGGACGAGTCGAGCAACTCAATGGAGAGATCCACATCTGGGTCTTCCTCCTCTTCGTCGTCATCCCCTCCACGACCAGCGGCGTCCGTCTCATCGTCCTCGTTGTCCTCCTCTTCTTCCTCGTCATCCTCCGAGGTCGGCGCTTTCCGCGGTCCCGGGACGTCGTTTGTCGGGGCAAGCATGAAGTCCAGCGTCGAGCCCGCCGAGAGTCGCCAGTCCGCCGCGAGTCCAGCGGGCAGGCCTAGCGTGTATCGTGCGGTCGGGCCGTGGGCCGTGGTATCTGGGCCCGCCATCCGGTTGTTCCAGCCGACCGTAACTCCCTGATTGTCCTGGGAAGCTGAGGTATTGGCCCGATTACTGGAACGGAGGAGCAGGTTCGCCTCTTTCCATGTGGCGAGGGAGTCACCAGCAATCGTCACGCCGTGCTCACTTCCACTGGTGACGTCGATGTCTTCCTCGAAATCAGCGAGCGGCCGAAACGCGCTGGTCTCGAAGCGGGTGATGTACATCGTTTCCGGAAGCCACTCGCCAATGACCCGATGATCGCGAAAGATCGGTAGGTAGCTCTTGTCCCCTCGCGTCACGACCTCGAGAAAAGCCGAGACATAGATCTCGGCGAACCGGCGCTGGTCCTCCTCTGGAATCAGGCCACGGAGGTCGAGGATCCGTGCGCTGCGAGGGCCACTGTCGTGTGAGCCCCAGACGCTGTTCCACTGACCATGGTTCGCGCGATAGACGTACACCGCGGACTTGAAGTTGAACGTATCAGGGTCATTGAACTTCATTCGATCGTAGATGCGGAGACCGTGGAAGCTGGTCACGTCCCCGTCGTGCGACCCATGGAAGGTCAGGTAGCTCATGTCCTCAACGACCACGGGACGGCCGGTCGGGAGATACTGCCCGTCGACCGGTGCAATCGAGATGATCCCCTTGATGTCGTATCCGAAATCGAACTTGAGGGAGGCGTCGTCCGGGTAGTGTGTCAGGTCGTTGAACGCAGCCGCGTTCGCCACCGCTTCTCCACCCCGGGAGTGACCCATGAGCACAATATTGCTCATGTCGACCTTGCCCTCGAACGGATTTCCAGCCTCGGCGTTGAACTCCTCGAATAGCTGCACATGGCGCAGGAGGAACCACCCGCGCGCGTCATTCTCACCGCGAATGCCGCCGTTGATGAAGTTCTCATCCACGCTCACCAAGATGTATCCACGACTCGCCAGCAACTCTCCGAAGTAGTCGTACCCGGGGTCGGAAAAGTCCCGCATGTCGTGGTTTCCGTGGACGACCAGAACCAACGGGAAAGGCCCTTCACCATCGGGATACCACACCCGCGCGTTGAGGGGCATCTCCTTCGGCGTGAAGTCCCAGTAGTCGTTCCGTTCGGACGCCGAGGCTCCCAGGCTCACCATCTTCGACACGTCCACAGTCGGCGTCGTGATCGCAACCGAATCCCTATACTCGGGACGGTTCTTGTCCGTACCAGAGCCGTAGTAGAGCGCCTGCACTCCGAACGAGCCGGGCTGGCCGGGGTCGGGCGCCTCGAGGATCTGCCGAGCGAGCACCACATCGGCATCGCTCGGCGTCAGCTTGAGTGCAGGCGTGCACGCTGTCACGCCCAAGATCGCCACCGCGGACCACTGAATCACTTTCGTCATGGAAACCATCATGGCGTCCCCTTCGGAGGCTGGCAATCAGATGTCGGGTTGTTTAGCCTTGGCATCTGAAATTGCCCAGCACATGGAGTAAAGAATGGCCAACCCAACGGTCACAATTGAGACGAATCACGGCACCATCGTTGCCGAGATGTTCATGGACGTCGCGCCGAAAACCGCCGGCAACTTCATTGACCTCGCAAAAAAGGGGTATTACGACGACCTCGTCTTCCATCGCGTGATCAGGGATTTCATGATCCAAGGTGGTTGCCCGGACGGAAGGGGAACTGGTGGTCCCGGCTATAGCATCCCGGATGAATTCGCGCCTGGCCTCACGCACGACGTCGCGGGCTACTTCTCGATGGCGAACTCGGGCCCGAACACGGGCGGATCGCAGTTCTTCATCACTCTTGCCCCGACCACGTGGCTGGATGGCAAGCACGCGATCTTCGGCAAGGTCACCGCTGGCATGGACGTGGTCGAGGCGATTGGCGTCACAGAGACCGGTATGGGTGACCGCCCTGCCGACGACGTCGTAATGAAGAGCGTAACGGTCAGCGAGAGCGAGTAGGCCGATCGCCCGCCAGTGACACGACTGCGCAAGACGCGGTTCTCTTGCGATACTGAGGCCGGACTCCGAAAAGGGTCCGGCCTCTCGTGTTGGCGGCATCGCTGCGAGCGCGTCGTTTTATCCACAATCCGCAGCTAATGCGAATCACACTGCCTGCCGTGTAGTACGCACCGACGATTCCTGACACGTATCGGGTGTCGGTCGCGATCGTCCTTCGACTCGCTTCTTCTCAGCCAATCGGCCGATCCATCTGGCCGATTTTGTATCCCTGCGGAGGTTCTGCGCCAAGAAGGTGCCGTACGAAGTAATCCCAGCGCCTCCTCATCATGTACGGCTCATTGCCAAAACCATGTCTGCGATTGGGCAACAGGAGCATGTCGAAGTCCTTGTTCGCCTCAATCAATGCATCCACCACGAGCATCGTGTTGGACGGGGGCACGTTGTCGTCGACGGTCCCGTGAGCGATCAGCAACTTCCCACGCAGGTTCTCGACAAGAAGCTGGTTCGCCTGATTGTCGTAATTCGTAGTCCCGTCGGGATACTCTTCGAGCAGGCCCTGCCACTTCTCGCCCCAGTCGTCTTCGTAGTTGCGGTTGTCATGATTCCCTGCCTGGGACACGGCTACCGAGTAGAAATCCGGGTAGCGCATGATTGCGTCAGCGGCGGCGAAGCCACCTCCCGAGTGCCCGAAGATCCCGACCTTGGACACGTCGATCCATTCGTGCCTCGCGGCGAGCTGCTCGATTCCACCCATCTGATCCGGCAGTCCGTTGTCGCCCATGTTTCCGTAGTAGGCCTCATGAAAAGCCTTCGAGCGCATCGGGGTGCCCATCGCATCGAGCTCGATGACGACGAAACCAAGCTCCGCGATCGACTGGAGGTCCCGGTGCGAGGCACGAAAACTTCGTGAGCCCACTGAACCGCTCTGGGGGCCAGGATAGAGGTAGTTCACGACCGGATACTTCTCGTTCGGATCGAAGTCGAGTGGACGGAACATCAGTCCATACAGGTCCGTCTCACCGTCTCTCGCCTTCACGCTGAACGGCATTGGCGGCTGCCAGCCTGAGGAAACCAGCCGCGATGCATCCGCTTCTTCGAGCGTCATGACCTCGTCACCATCACGGTCTCGGAGGACCGTCACGGTGGGGATCACCGGCGTGGAGTAGGAGTCCACGAAGTACGCCCCGTCCGGCGAAATCGACACCGCGTGATTCGCGCTGTCGGGGGTGAGGAGAGAAACATCGCCATTGTCCAGCCCGACCCGGTACAGGTACTGGAAGTACGGGTCGCCTGGCTCTCTCTCATTCCCCATAAAGGTGACCGTACGGTCTTCTGCGTTGACCTCCCGCAGGTCGAGCGCGTTCCAGTCGCCCTCTGTGACCTTCCGCTTCAGCGCACCAGTCCGGGAGTCGTACAAGAAGAGGTTGCCCCAGTTGTCGCGCTGCGAGAACCAGAGGATCTCGTTCGACGCCGAGAGATAGCGCCAGCCGCTTTGCGACTCGTAGAACGTCTCCTCGACCTCCTCGAACAGGTCGCGGACGTCGCCTGTGACAGCATCAGCTGTGCGAACGCTCGCGACCTTGTGGTCACGGGAGGACGACACGAAAACGAAGTGTGACCCATCGGCACTCCATTCGAGATCACCGATTCGGCCGCCACATTCGATGTGGTCGCTGCACGTCGAACGATGCTGGTCAGGGTCCATATCCAGCCGAACCATGTGGTCCCCAGCCGGGCGATCAAGATCGAGTACGACCCGAGACACTCGAAAAATGACCGTGTCTTCGGGCATCGGATAACGCCACGCATCGAGCTCCGGATGTCCGACACCCGTAGTCGTCAAATACATCATCCCGACACCGCGGGAGTCGTGCTGGAACGTCGCGATCTTCCGCGAATCAGGTGACCATGTCATGACGGGCCGGTCACGACGTACCCAGCCAGCGTTGTTGGTCCCGTAACCGAAGTCCTCGATACCGTCCGTGGTCAGCTGCTCCTCCTCTCCATTGTCGCGGTCACGGACCCACATGTTGTGCTCGCGGATGAAGGCAGCGTAGCGGCCATCGGGTGACGCGATCTCATTCGCTGTTGTCGGTGTCCGGGTCGGTTGCTCCGAAGCACATTCATATTCGGCGAGATCGCACCGGAAGGTCCCCTGTCCCCGGAGCTCAAGGGTCACATCGTGACCTTCGAAAGTCATCGACGTAATCGGAAGGGCGAGTGGCTCAAGAGACACTCCTCCCGCAGCCGTCAGCGCCGCCGAAATCCGGTCGTGATCGAATGCTCGACCTTTCTCCTCAGACTCCGGTTCGACGATGACAAACTCACCGCCGCCGGGGATGGTGTTCTGATACCAGAAGCGACCATCGGGCAGCCAGTGGGCGCGCA from Longimicrobiales bacterium includes:
- a CDS encoding DbpA RNA binding domain-containing protein; this translates as MENFEDLGVAPELAEALAAEGIETPTPLQRDAIPIIRKGNNLVLEAGPGSGLLVGWATGLIERIEAAGEGPRVLVLNSTDEAADQLAEAMARLTVGTDHRVAALGGAWVRPEKADIVFGTPTSILQVVAENNLSLALVDAVVVDQAQLLESVGRLPGVEQVFDYLPEGTQRVLSALPITPAVADLVDRAFKRTVTIPSTMNEVTASRGTVRFRITPEPREAAALNVIESLLGDGARHALVYCRTEDRAADIGDYLTLHGFTAGAPGDESVPVWLGVDALEARAQAKDVEGVVVVSCDCPADDDTLDRRHSMGADNVVVLLPREVAHLKRLGRRTGYETVPFPPKSGPNDSVAQLRESIDRAMETEDITPYLVALEPLLARYDAAEIAAAALALLRKKTAPAAPASPAQPHRAAAQATGTPSWAKLFITVGERDGLEKGDLLGAITGEAGIDGAAVGRIDIKESHSVVEVHDAVARNVIQALNGTSIKGRSARVDFDRPRKTPARHPKSRN
- a CDS encoding HU family DNA-binding protein; amino-acid sequence: MNKSDLVDALADATGMTKADAARAVDAMFAPADGIISAALKNKQRVQITGFGTFESKHRKARQGRNPRTGETIQISATNTPAFRAGKGLKDAIQ
- the infA gene encoding translation initiation factor IF-1, which encodes MAKDAIEIEGTITEVLPNATFRVTLENDHKVLAYLSGKMRQNYIRVLAGDRVKIEMSPYDLSRGRVTYRYK
- a CDS encoding DUF5916 domain-containing protein, with the translated sequence MIQSFFQVAVAAAILTSGGDDPARPRGPVAGTEPEPTAAARYTGAAAQIEVATPSVESADIDIDGRLDDVSWEQAALLDGFTQYDPIEGSAASQRTEVLVLVDSDAIYFAVRAYDENPSEIRATLSERDSFTFSDDYIRFVLDTFDDQRRAYVFTVNPLGVQHDGLWNESGGGTGRRGHGSFGSPIDQNPDFLWDSGAHLTEWGYEAEIRIPFKSLRFPELDEQVWGLQVERNIQRNGYKSSWAPITGDVANKLTQAGKLTGLRNLDMGLFMEINPFLTGSRGGKIDELGDFNHQDPEGEFGFNATYGLTSNLTLDATYNPDFSQIEADAGQVQVNERFALFYPEKRPFFLEGTEIFGMPKQLVYTRTVENPIAGGKLTGKVGGLNMGYLGAIDETFSADGPDVYVNLVRARADIGASSTMGAVYTDRTISSADFNRVGGADARIQLGGRYTFTLMGAQSFTNNENLAERSEGRMGSFRFERAGRTFSMNAELEDTQPLFDPGSGFFQRIGTTQANGRASYTWFGGRGAFLEQINPTLEVKSYWDHDRFWDGQGMGEGEIQLNSRFSFKDNITVWANYKLKMFEFQPEQYEGMFVGNPDGSFDAFRPGQDNFGQLKSVTTGLWINKWERVRGNAMLTWSDTPIFDRRYGVAVEIAKSMSSRVSMNLYPTSALLAEIGVTYSRLNREQDGVEHSEAIIPRIRTQYQFSRALFLRGIFEYGSQVSTDLRDPETGLPLYGCFEGRCVARSGSEGHDFRVEGLIGYEPSPGTVFFFGYTRKMQDATAFGFEDVQATQDGLFVKLSYRFRL
- the nudC gene encoding NAD(+) diphosphatase; protein product: MSRNDGAGQATARMTGELRVIAFAGTRLIMKVEGDTLRFPQFDELEAAIGGDMLSAAGLPAADGGLTSESLISLPENLELPGNFRIDGLRAAYHALNKADFRAAGRARQIIEWHRTHRFCSRCGTATERELRQDSMTCPSCGQRHFPRVAPAVIVLVQRGRQALLGRSPHFTEGVYSTLAGFVEPGESLEECVHREIAEEVGVRVGNLRYFASQPHSFPNSLMVGFVADWIEGGIQIDAQEIEDARWFDRDRLPTLPHPMSIAHALIKDFVERTAP
- a CDS encoding peptidylprolyl isomerase translates to MANPTVTIETNHGTIVAEMFMDVAPKTAGNFIDLAKKGYYDDLVFHRVIRDFMIQGGCPDGRGTGGPGYSIPDEFAPGLTHDVAGYFSMANSGPNTGGSQFFITLAPTTWLDGKHAIFGKVTAGMDVVEAIGVTETGMGDRPADDVVMKSVTVSESE
- a CDS encoding DPP IV N-terminal domain-containing protein → MRRSVAFSVLFFVAVPGLARAQTQLTADDYARAERFLGAQTNPLLYGAAVRAHWLPDGRFWYQNTIPGGGEFVIVEPESEEKGRAFDHDRISAALTAAGGVSLEPLALPITSMTFEGHDVTLELRGQGTFRCDLAEYECASEQPTRTPTTANEIASPDGRYAAFIREHNMWVRDRDNGEEEQLTTDGIEDFGYGTNNAGWVRRDRPVMTWSPDSRKIATFQHDSRGVGMMYLTTTGVGHPELDAWRYPMPEDTVIFRVSRVVLDLDRPAGDHMVRLDMDPDQHRSTCSDHIECGGRIGDLEWSADGSHFVFVSSSRDHKVASVRTADAVTGDVRDLFEEVEETFYESQSGWRYLSASNEILWFSQRDNWGNLFLYDSRTGALKRKVTEGDWNALDLREVNAEDRTVTFMGNEREPGDPYFQYLYRVGLDNGDVSLLTPDSANHAVSISPDGAYFVDSYSTPVIPTVTVLRDRDGDEVMTLEEADASRLVSSGWQPPMPFSVKARDGETDLYGLMFRPLDFDPNEKYPVVNYLYPGPQSGSVGSRSFRASHRDLQSIAELGFVVIELDAMGTPMRSKAFHEAYYGNMGDNGLPDQMGGIEQLAARHEWIDVSKVGIFGHSGGGFAAADAIMRYPDFYSVAVSQAGNHDNRNYEDDWGEKWQGLLEEYPDGTTNYDNQANQLLVENLRGKLLIAHGTVDDNVPPSNTMLVVDALIEANKDFDMLLLPNRRHGFGNEPYMMRRRWDYFVRHLLGAEPPQGYKIGQMDRPIG